In Wolbachia endosymbiont (group B) of Germaria angustata, the following are encoded in one genomic region:
- a CDS encoding nucleoside monophosphate kinase, producing the protein MIITIFGPPGSGKGTQSSLLIAKYNFKLVSVGDLLRNIISSGSKLGKEIKDTVESGNLIQDEVICKLLCDQLALIDGDFLLDGFPRNLNQAHFLTQVLQKRCNRDVDLVIELQLDDNIAIDRLKDRLTCLDCKSIYSISSFKNTTCAKCKSTRLEKRIDDANMLAINKRIREYHFQMKGLREYYKGKLLTINANLSIDRVMQEIESKISCNLI; encoded by the coding sequence GTGATTATTACAATTTTTGGTCCTCCTGGCTCTGGTAAGGGTACTCAGTCCAGTTTGTTAATAGCAAAGTATAATTTTAAATTAGTTTCAGTAGGAGATTTATTAAGGAATATTATATCTAGTGGGAGTAAATTAGGTAAAGAAATAAAGGATACTGTTGAATCTGGTAATTTAATTCAAGATGAAGTTATATGTAAATTATTGTGTGACCAGCTTGCATTAATAGATGGTGATTTTTTGTTAGATGGGTTTCCAAGAAATTTAAATCAAGCTCATTTTTTAACTCAAGTTTTGCAAAAAAGATGTAATAGGGATGTTGATCTTGTAATTGAGTTGCAGCTTGACGATAATATTGCAATTGATAGATTAAAAGATCGTCTTACTTGTTTGGATTGTAAAAGTATATATAGTATATCTTCTTTTAAAAATACTACTTGTGCTAAATGTAAAAGTACGAGATTGGAGAAGAGAATTGATGATGCTAATATGCTTGCAATTAATAAGAGGATAAGAGAATATCATTTTCAGATGAAGGGTTTGCGCGAGTATTATAAGGGCAAGTTGTTAACAATTAACGCTAATTTGAGTATTGATAGAGTAATGCAAGAGATTGAAAGTAAAATTTCTTGTAATTTGATTTGA
- the rpsM gene encoding 30S ribosomal protein S13, which yields MARIAGINVPVKKCIAFALTYIYGIGITTANIICRSCKIDERKRVSGLQDEDIEKISSFIRQKYVIEGELRKKVAMDIKSLMEIGCYRGLRHRKGLPVRGQRTHTNAKTRKGRSKLPIAGKK from the coding sequence GTGGCACGTATTGCAGGCATAAATGTTCCAGTGAAGAAGTGTATTGCTTTTGCATTAACTTATATATATGGTATAGGTATTACTACTGCGAATATAATTTGTCGTAGCTGTAAAATTGATGAGCGTAAGCGCGTTTCAGGATTACAAGATGAAGATATAGAGAAAATTAGTAGTTTTATTAGGCAAAAATATGTCATAGAGGGTGAGCTCAGAAAAAAAGTGGCTATGGATATAAAATCTTTAATGGAAATCGGTTGCTATAGAGGATTAAGGCATAGAAAAGGTTTGCCTGTGAGGGGACAAAGAACCCATACTAATGCTAAAACTCGTAAAGGCAGATCTAAATTGCCTATTGCTGGGAAAAAATAA